CGTCTCGAGGCGCGCGCCGTCCACGGTCACCTGCACCGCGTCGATTCCGGGAATGCCCGTGAGCGTGTAGACGAGCCCTTTGAACTCGCCGTTCTCGCCGAACGATCCACCGGCTTGGCTCTCGACGTCTTTCGAAAGATCGACGGTCGCCGTCGATCCGTCAACGGCGACGCCGAGCACGCGGGTGCCCGGCGGGAAGCGAATAGCTTCAATCTCGTTCGGCGGCCCCGCAACGGCTTGAACCGCGGCGTAGAGCACCGTGTTGTGCAGATGCTCGGTCGCGCTCTCGTCAGCCTGCGGCGGGCGCAGGGAGACTCTCACGTCGCCCAACGCCTTGCCGTCGAGTTTGGTGTAGTAAATCGCAATGGTCTCGCCGTTGCGCGCCGCTCGATGCGTAAGAGTCAGCCAGGCGATGGCTGCAGCGATTGCCAGCAGCACGACGAGAATGGGAAGGCGCGTCGATCTCACGTCGGAATTGTTGCTTCGCGGAGGTCGCCCGAAACACCCCCGTCGAACCGGCCGCGCATGAGCGCCCGTCTGCGATGAAGTGGCTGGACGCGACCGTCTCCAACGAGTGCGACGCGTTGGAGCGCGCGCGACTCCGCTTCGTCGAGAAGCCGACCGAGAAGCGCCTGCACGAGATGCGCACCACGGGACGCCGCTTTCGTTCGCTCCTCGAGGACGTCGCCGACCTC
The Candidatus Binatia bacterium DNA segment above includes these coding regions:
- a CDS encoding GerMN domain-containing protein, whose protein sequence is MRSTRLPILVVLLAIAAAIAWLTLTHRAARNGETIAIYYTKLDGKALGDVRVSLRPPQADESATEHLHNTVLYAAVQAVAGPPNEIEAIRFPPGTRVLGVAVDGSTATVDLSKDVESQAGGSFGENGEFKGLVYTLTGIPGIDAVQVTVDGARLETLPGGHLELDQPLHRSDW